In Methanocella paludicola SANAE, the sequence ATATACTGACGAAGGACGCGTTCGAGAACGCGATCATGGTCCACGCGGCTATAGCGGGGTCGCTGAACGCCATCATGCACCTCGCCGCCATAGCCCATGAAACGGGAATAACGCTGCATCCAAAGCTATGGGATGAGCTTAACCGGGAAATCCCATACCTGCTCAACGTCCGGCCCAGCGGGAAGTACCCGGCGGTATTCTTCTGGTACGCGGGCGGAGTATACGGCATCATCTCGGAAATCAGGGAGTTCCTGCACCTCGATGCCATGACAGTGACCGGCAAGACCGTCGGCGAGAACCTGAAGGACATGGAGAATATGGACTACTTCACAAAAGTACGGCGATATCTTAAAAACTTTAAAGTAACTGCAGAGGACGTCATGGCACCGATCAACCGCCCTATCGGAAAAGGAGCCCTCGCTATTCTAAGCGGTAATCTTGCGCCCGGCCACGCGGCGATTAAATATTCCGCATTGCCCAGGGAGATGTTCCACCACGTCGGGCCGGCGGTGGTATTCGAGCAGGAAAAGGCGGCCTTCGACGCGGTAATAAACGGCGAAATCGAGCCGGGCTCCATGATCGTCCTGCGCTATGCCGGTCCTAAGGGGTTGGGGTTACCGGAGATGTTTTACCTAACGGAAGCGCTCGCATCGAAAAGGGAGCTGGACACGACGACGGCGCTCATTACGGACGGACGGTTCTCCGGTGCAAGCCGCGGGCCGTGCGTGGGATACCTGTGCCCGGAGGCCATGGACGGAGGGCCCATAGCAGTCGTGGAAGACGGCGACCTTATCGAGCTGGACGTACCGAACAGGGGCCTGAACATAGTGGGCGTACAATGTAAAAAAGAAGAGCCGGAAACCATCAACAAAATTATCGCCGATAGGCTTTCACAATGGAAGCCCCCGGAGAATAAGTACACCGGGGTGTTAAGATTATTTACTAAATTAGCGACACCTGCCATGGAAGGGGCGTATATGAAATATTAGCTGCCCATTATTTTGTTATAGCGAAGGTTGAAAAAGATATGACAAGTTTAGGAGTATATGTCCGGCGATGGTTCCCGGTATGAGACAATATCTTTTACCGGCGTTTTTTCATCCCTTGCTACTTTCTCCAGTAAGGCTTGCTTTACGAGGTCCGTGCCATCCGCCCGGAATGAAGGCTTGATCCCGTTATCGTCCTTCGTATACTGGTAGCCCCGGATGATCGCGATGGGGGTCCCCTCGTCGGCCTCGCCCATGAGCATGTTGGCGCAGGCGGCGACCTCGTCGGCGATGGCCTGGATGGTGATCTTGAGCTCGTGGCCGAACAGGTCCTTGTCGCCCCGCTTATCGTGGAGGGCGGAGATGCCGGCGCAGCCCACCGTGACGCCGATCTGGCCTTCGCGGAAGGAGCGGCCGTTCGTGTCGGTGATGATGACGGCCACGCGCTTACCGGTAAGCTCTAAGATGCGGTCACGGATCCTGCGGGCCGATGCGTCCGGGTTCTCGGGAAGCGATAAGATATGGCCGGATTCGGTGTTCGACCGGTCGGTACCGGCGTTTATGCATACGTTACCCCAGACGGTCTGGACAAGGAGCGGTCGCTTCATGAGGACCTTCGTACTGTTCGTGAGCACGTGCTGGATGAATCGGGGATCCTCGTTGTTCAGCCCGGCCAGTTCCACTGCCCTTTGCGTGGGCACGATACCGTCTAAAGAATACCGGCGGCCCTCCGCTTTGGATACGATGGTGTGCGCGAAAACAACTATATCGTCGTCCTCTATCTTCGCCAGGCTTGCCACGATGGCCCCGAGGTCATCGCCCTTCTGTATCATGGGAACGCCGTCCACGGTGAATGCTGTGATTTTCAACGATAAGGCCTCCGAATTAATCCTATAAGGCCCCGAAAAGGCATAAACATTGTGCGTAATCGGCACTAAAGGATAAAACGTATAAATGATGATGGACAATACTCCCATACTGGTGATGAAGCTCACCGTGCTCTTATGCAGAACCGCCGCAAGGCAATGCGACTAATAGCTTCTCCAGACATTGAGGCGCATTGTCGATGGCGGACATTCGGCCCATATGGCAATGCGCGATGTTGCGAGTTGGTCCTATGGCAGACAGGTTTGTCGTATATTGCTGTGGCCTGGTCTTTGACGACGGTAGGCTATTGATCGTAAAGCATAAAAAGTCGCAGTGGGGTAACCGGTGGGCGCTGCCGGGAGGCCGGCTGCGGCCGGGGGAAAGGTTCCAGCACTGTGTCGAAACGATGGTCGAAAGGGAGACATCATGCTCGGTGAAAGCCGTCAGGCAGATAACGACGTCGATGTCCTATCACGACAGCTCGATACTGGACAGGCACGCAGTACTCATTTTCTACCTCTGTAAATACATGTATGGCGAGCCCCGTGCCGGAGACGGGATCGAAGCGGCGATATGGGCGGACGAGGAGCTTTTTACGGGCCTCGCCAGGGACCTGGACATGCCCTACCAGTTCATCGAAGCGGTCTCGGCGCTTTGCATTAATGCCACGTCATTCCGGGAATTATCGTTCGACTTCAAAAAGCCCGAATCGATCTTCAGGGGCATGATCCTTGATTGAGGGGCAGGGGTGAGAGAGAATGGATAATAAGAAAAAAATCATAGACAGTCCATGGACCAAAGCCCGGATGAAAGGTCCGCTCTCGAAATACGTGAATGAACTGGAAAAAGATTCCGTGGATAGCATTATTGAGCTGCCCGTGTCGAAGGTCTATTACTCAGACATAATCAGGCTGTTCGGACTATTCGACCTTCACTTTAAGGCTTTTAAGGCTGAGATCGATACCTATAAAGACGCTTACTTATTCGACGAGACTAATTATACACGGATCGATGGCGTCGATAAAAGTGAAGACGTGGATGCCCTGTTCCTCGCCTATTACGGCGAATCGCCCGACCCCCGGGTATTTTTAATGCTAACCCCCGTCAATGCGGCCATTTGTATCAATGATAAGTATGGCATACCCTACGGCTTTTATGAAGACGCATACCGGCTATTATCGAAAAATAGGAGACTTCTCGACCGGTTTTTCCGTTTGAATATCGATTATGTTATTATCATCGCCGTCATCGCGATCATCGTGGCAGCATTGCTGGGCGCCGGGCAGATACTATTGGTTTCTATAACGGTCGTATCTTCCCTGATCATCGCAACATTGTATGCGGTCGCTTACTATGCGAAAAGAAGATACTACCGGGTATATTTATGCGAAGCACCGGTCAAGAAAGGCCCAATTGGTTCGGCCGTGGCAAAAATGCTGGAGGCGTTACATATTGTATTCAATTAAATGCTTATACTGTAATTTTATATTTATCGATCGTATACGAAATAGACTATTGAGGTCCTTGTTATGAGTTTGAAGTCGAGGAAGATTCTGGGCACGCCCTGTGCGAACGGGGCGAAGCTGCTGTTTCTGGGAGCGGGAGAGCTTGGTAAGGAGACGATGATCGAGGCCCAGCGAATGGGCATCGAGGTCGTGGCGGTGGACAGGTACGCCAACTCGCCGGGCATGCAGGTGGCACACCGTTCATATCCGATCAACATGAAGAGCGAGCGGGCGCTGATGGCCATCGTGGCGAGGGAGAGGCCGGACGCCATCATCCCCGAGATCGAGGCCATCAACATCGACACGCTCTTCAAACTGGAGAAGGAGGGCTACTTCGTGGCGCCGTGCGCCAAGGCGGTGTGGACCGCCATGCACCGGGAGCGCCTCAGGGAGGCCATCGCCTCGACCGGGGCCCGTACCTCGAAGTACGAGTACGCCACCGACCTGGAGAGCTTCAGGAAGGCCTGCGACAAGATCGGGTTCCCCTGTGTTTCGAAGCCCATCCAGTCGTCCAGCGGCAAAGGCTCATACTTATTGAAGAGCAAGAAGGACGTCGAGAAGGCCTTCAAGGAGGCCGAGAAGGCCCGGGGCTCGGCGGCCAAGATAATCGTCGAGGAGTTCATCGACTTCGACGTGGAGATCACCGAACTGTCGGTAAAGTACGTGAACGAGAAGGGCAGGGACGAGAGCAAGTTCGTCCGGCCGCTCGGCCACTACCAGATCGAGGGCGACTACCACTCCTCGTGGCACCCCTGGATCGAGGACGGCGACGAGAAGATGGTTAAAAAGATCGAGAAGCAAATATACGATTACTCGCAGCGCATCATGGACAACCTGGGCGGTTATGGGTTGTATGCTCACGAGATGTTCATCGACCTGAAGAATGGCAAGGTGTACGCCAACGAGACGGCGTGCAGGCCGCACGACACGGGCCTGGTGACCATGGCCTCGATGCCGCTGGGATATTCGCAGTTCGCGCTGCACGCGAAGGCTGTTCTGGGCATTCCCATCCAGTGGCATGACAGGGTCATCGAGCCCCGGAGCAGCGCGGCGTCCCACGTCATCATCTCCCACACCGAGGGCTGGTACCCGCAGTATAACGTAACGGGCGCCTACGACGACGACACGAACGTCCTCATCTTCGGCAAGCCCGAAACGTATGCGGAACGCCGGATGGGCGTGGTGCTCTCGTGCGGGAAGACCGTAGAGCAGGCCCGCCGCAAGGCCCAGGCCAGCGCCCACAAAGTGAAGATCGACGCCGGCCAAGGATGGAAAGGACAAGAGATAACCGAAAAGCACTATCATTAAAAATTGAAGTAATTTCGATGACTTTCCACAGCATCCTGTCAGAACGGGCGGATATAGCGATCGAGAAACCGGGAATGCCCTCGTTTTTCGTGGACCTGAATCTGGATCAGGTCATAGACGCGATTACGTCTGGAAAACAGGACTATGACCTGAAACCATTTTTTTACTCTGCATTGGCCGATATAGGTAGCATTGTATATCGCCAGGAAATATTCGAGGACCTGGAAAACTTAGACCTTCTCAATAGTGTCGATACGTTCGCCGACAATATGTGCACGATGCGAGACCACCTTGCTCAGGCGAAGAAGCTTAGTTATCGGTATCAAAAAGAAAGCTGGTTCTTGGATGCTGTGATCGTCTATTGTCATGCCGTGAAAGAGCTGACGCGCGAACTTAGCCGGATCGACTTACGTTCACGTGGATTTTGCTCATTTCGTGATTTTTTGACCGTCTACTCCCGGTCAGACCGATTCACGTCACTCCTGGAAGAAGCAAAACAAATTATGGCCGAACTATCCACCATAAAATATTCCATGATCATAAAAGACGGCACGATCAAAGTCCGCAACTATGAGTCGGAATCGGACTACAGCGCGGACGTCGAGCAGACCTTTGAAAAATTCAAGCAGGGCGCCGTGAAAGATTACCGGTCGAACCTGCCCGAATACGTCGAGATGAACCATGTCGAGGCAAAAGTGCTCGAATTCATCGGCCTTCTGAATCCCGAGACCTTTACGAGGCTTAACGATTATTATGCAAAGAATCAGGACTATTTGGATAAAACTATAAGCGGTTTTGACCGGGAGGTCCAATTTTACATTTCCTATATCGATCACATCGGAAAATTCAGCGATATCGGATTGCAGTTCTGCTATCCACAAATATCTAACCCGGGGAAGGATGTTTACAGCCATGAGGGATTCGACCTTGCCCTGGCTAATAGATTAATAGATAAAAAATCCCCTATCATTTGTAA encodes:
- a CDS encoding coenzyme F420-0:L-glutamate ligase yields the protein MKITAFTVDGVPMIQKGDDLGAIVASLAKIEDDDIVVFAHTIVSKAEGRRYSLDGIVPTQRAVELAGLNNEDPRFIQHVLTNSTKVLMKRPLLVQTVWGNVCINAGTDRSNTESGHILSLPENPDASARRIRDRILELTGKRVAVIITDTNGRSFREGQIGVTVGCAGISALHDKRGDKDLFGHELKITIQAIADEVAACANMLMGEADEGTPIAIIRGYQYTKDDNGIKPSFRADGTDLVKQALLEKVARDEKTPVKDIVSYREPSPDIYS
- the ilvD gene encoding dihydroxy-acid dehydratase, translating into MRSQDLRKQSPEIDPLKLSMDFTVEDLGKPQILVDDVWGDSMPGSYHLMQLSQMVSNGVYSSGGKPGLFHVTDVCDGIIQGTEGMYYSLLSREMICDMIEVHWRTQPMDGMVLVSSCDKAVPGQLMAAARLNDAPAIVALGGTQAPGPGMFTLEQVGTIYAQLRRGELAKDVFTFFQQNACPTEGSCSFMGTANTMQSMSEALGMSLPGSAVTPAYQKDVRALAEISGKRIMGMLEEGAMTRDILTKDAFENAIMVHAAIAGSLNAIMHLAAIAHETGITLHPKLWDELNREIPYLLNVRPSGKYPAVFFWYAGGVYGIISEIREFLHLDAMTVTGKTVGENLKDMENMDYFTKVRRYLKNFKVTAEDVMAPINRPIGKGALAILSGNLAPGHAAIKYSALPREMFHHVGPAVVFEQEKAAFDAVINGEIEPGSMIVLRYAGPKGLGLPEMFYLTEALASKRELDTTTALITDGRFSGASRGPCVGYLCPEAMDGGPIAVVEDGDLIELDVPNRGLNIVGVQCKKEEPETINKIIADRLSQWKPPENKYTGVLRLFTKLATPAMEGAYMKY
- a CDS encoding MutS-related protein, with the protein product MTFHSILSERADIAIEKPGMPSFFVDLNLDQVIDAITSGKQDYDLKPFFYSALADIGSIVYRQEIFEDLENLDLLNSVDTFADNMCTMRDHLAQAKKLSYRYQKESWFLDAVIVYCHAVKELTRELSRIDLRSRGFCSFRDFLTVYSRSDRFTSLLEEAKQIMAELSTIKYSMIIKDGTIKVRNYESESDYSADVEQTFEKFKQGAVKDYRSNLPEYVEMNHVEAKVLEFIGLLNPETFTRLNDYYAKNQDYLDKTISGFDREVQFYISYIDHIGKFSDIGLQFCYPQISNPGKDVYSHEGFDLALANRLIDKKSPIICNDFYLEGKERIIVVSGPNQGGKTTFARTFGQLHYLASLGCPVPGREARLFICDRIFTHFEKSENIKDLRGKLQDDLVRVIEILNKATPGSIIILNEIFTSTTLSDAVFLSKKVMEKIEALDSLCVCVTFIDELSAFSEKTVSMVSMVVPENPTLRTFKVIRKPADGLSYAISISEKYRLTYKFLKERLDHESVSHAQRP
- a CDS encoding NUDIX hydrolase, which translates into the protein MADRFVVYCCGLVFDDGRLLIVKHKKSQWGNRWALPGGRLRPGERFQHCVETMVERETSCSVKAVRQITTSMSYHDSSILDRHAVLIFYLCKYMYGEPRAGDGIEAAIWADEELFTGLARDLDMPYQFIEAVSALCINATSFRELSFDFKKPESIFRGMILD
- the purT gene encoding formate-dependent phosphoribosylglycinamide formyltransferase; the protein is MSLKSRKILGTPCANGAKLLFLGAGELGKETMIEAQRMGIEVVAVDRYANSPGMQVAHRSYPINMKSERALMAIVARERPDAIIPEIEAINIDTLFKLEKEGYFVAPCAKAVWTAMHRERLREAIASTGARTSKYEYATDLESFRKACDKIGFPCVSKPIQSSSGKGSYLLKSKKDVEKAFKEAEKARGSAAKIIVEEFIDFDVEITELSVKYVNEKGRDESKFVRPLGHYQIEGDYHSSWHPWIEDGDEKMVKKIEKQIYDYSQRIMDNLGGYGLYAHEMFIDLKNGKVYANETACRPHDTGLVTMASMPLGYSQFALHAKAVLGIPIQWHDRVIEPRSSAASHVIISHTEGWYPQYNVTGAYDDDTNVLIFGKPETYAERRMGVVLSCGKTVEQARRKAQASAHKVKIDAGQGWKGQEITEKHYH